The Prochlorococcus marinus str. MIT 9301 genome window below encodes:
- a CDS encoding adenosine kinase, translated as MKESFRHSEHKKVDLIGLGNAIVDIIVNIEDKFLEINNLDKGSMNLINSDESQRLLENCKVSKQISGGSSANTVVSLAELGNYVQFIGRVKNDQFGNFFSDDIKKSKTLFNTPPTIEGAPTAHSIILVTPDAQRTMCTYLGASVEFEPKDIDFTVIKESKYLYLEGYLWDSELAKKAFIKAAQIAKQSNTKIILSLSDSFCVDRHRESFLELIYEYVDIVFCNESEVLSLFKNDKLANCQEDLSSLCELVIVTLGSNGSLIVNKNNVEIIESITKGKIIDTTGAGDIYAGGFIHGLINNWSLKKCGEIASICAGQIITQLGSRSDIDLKELIK; from the coding sequence ATGAAGGAATCCTTTAGACATTCTGAACATAAAAAAGTTGATCTCATTGGTCTGGGCAACGCAATAGTAGATATTATTGTAAATATTGAAGATAAGTTTCTTGAGATAAATAATCTTGATAAAGGATCAATGAATCTAATTAATTCTGATGAATCTCAGAGATTGTTAGAAAATTGCAAAGTGAGCAAACAAATTTCAGGTGGGTCCTCAGCAAATACCGTTGTTTCTTTAGCAGAATTGGGCAATTATGTGCAGTTTATAGGAAGAGTAAAAAATGATCAATTTGGGAATTTCTTTTCTGACGATATAAAAAAAAGTAAAACTTTATTTAATACTCCACCAACTATTGAAGGTGCTCCAACAGCTCATTCAATCATTTTGGTTACACCTGATGCACAAAGAACTATGTGCACTTACCTAGGAGCATCTGTAGAGTTTGAACCAAAAGATATTGACTTTACTGTAATTAAGGAAAGTAAATACTTATATTTAGAAGGATATTTATGGGACAGCGAATTAGCTAAAAAAGCTTTTATTAAAGCCGCCCAAATTGCAAAACAATCTAATACAAAAATAATACTTTCTTTGTCTGATTCGTTTTGTGTAGATAGACATCGTGAGAGTTTCTTGGAATTAATTTATGAATATGTAGATATTGTTTTTTGTAATGAATCCGAGGTGTTAAGTCTATTTAAAAATGATAAATTAGCAAACTGCCAAGAAGACCTTTCTTCCTTATGTGAATTAGTCATAGTAACTCTTGGAAGCAATGGTTCTCTCATAGTTAACAAAAATAATGTTGAAATAATAGAGTCAATAACGAAAGGCAAGATTATTGATACTACAGGAGCAGGAGATATCTATGCGGGAGGATTTATCCATGGATTAATAAACAATTGGTCCCTCAAAAAATGCGGAGAGATAGCTTCAATTTGTGCGGGGCAAATAATTACGCAATTAGGATCTAGATCGGATATTGATCTTAAAGAGTTAATAAAATAG
- a CDS encoding adenylosuccinate synthase — protein MANVVVIGAQWGDEGKGKITDLLSRSADVVVRYQGGVNAGHTIVVDDKVLKLHLIPSGILYKNTSCLIGSGTVVDPKILLKEIDMLIDNGIDISGLKISSTSHVTMPYHRILDEAMEADRGSNKIGTTGRGIGPTYADKSQRNGIRIRDLLNKERLSDVIEIPLREKNGLLEKIYGIKPLKLEDIVEEYLDYGERLSKHVVDCTRTIHAASKNKKNILFEGAQGTLLDLDHGTYPFVTSSNPISGGACIGAGVGPTLIDRVIGVAKAYTTRVGEGPFPTELQGSINDQLCDRGSEFGTTTGRRRRCGWFDGVIGKYAVSVNGLDCLAVTKLDVLDELDEIQVCIAYDLDGEKIDYFPTNSDELKKCKPIFKKLKGWQCSTADCRKLSDLPENAMNYLRFLAELMEVPIAIVSLGANRDQTIVIEDPIHGPKRALLR, from the coding sequence TTGGCCAATGTTGTTGTAATCGGCGCCCAATGGGGTGACGAGGGAAAAGGTAAAATAACGGATTTACTTAGTCGTTCGGCCGATGTTGTCGTTCGCTATCAAGGTGGAGTAAATGCAGGTCATACGATAGTCGTAGACGATAAAGTCTTAAAATTACATTTAATTCCCTCAGGGATACTTTATAAAAATACTTCTTGTCTGATTGGTTCGGGAACTGTTGTAGATCCAAAAATCTTGCTTAAAGAAATTGACATGTTAATTGATAATGGTATTGATATCTCAGGGTTAAAAATTTCATCAACATCACATGTAACAATGCCCTACCACCGAATATTAGATGAAGCGATGGAGGCTGATAGAGGTTCAAACAAAATAGGGACAACAGGTCGTGGGATTGGCCCAACTTATGCGGATAAATCACAAAGAAATGGCATTAGGATAAGAGACTTGCTCAATAAGGAAAGGCTAAGTGATGTGATTGAAATTCCATTAAGAGAAAAAAACGGTCTACTAGAAAAAATCTATGGCATTAAACCACTTAAATTAGAAGATATTGTTGAAGAATATCTTGACTATGGGGAAAGATTATCAAAACATGTTGTTGACTGTACGAGGACTATCCATGCAGCCTCAAAAAACAAGAAGAATATTCTTTTCGAAGGCGCTCAAGGGACTCTACTTGACTTAGACCATGGGACTTATCCTTTTGTTACCTCATCAAACCCTATATCAGGTGGGGCATGTATTGGAGCTGGAGTTGGTCCAACTTTAATTGATAGAGTCATAGGTGTCGCAAAAGCTTATACCACAAGAGTAGGTGAAGGGCCATTCCCAACTGAATTACAAGGAAGTATTAATGATCAACTCTGCGATAGAGGCAGTGAATTTGGAACCACTACTGGGAGAAGGAGAAGATGTGGGTGGTTTGATGGAGTTATTGGTAAATATGCTGTATCTGTGAATGGTCTTGATTGTTTAGCCGTTACGAAACTTGATGTGTTAGATGAATTAGATGAGATTCAGGTTTGCATTGCATATGATCTCGATGGAGAGAAAATAGACTACTTTCCTACAAATTCAGATGAATTAAAAAAATGTAAGCCAATCTTCAAAAAATTAAAAGGTTGGCAATGTTCAACTGCAGATTGCAGAAAACTATCTGATCTCCCAGAGAATGCCATGAATTATCTAAGATTTTTAGCTGAATTAATGGAGGTTCCAATTGCCATTGTCTCGTTGGGGGCGAATAGAGATCAAACTATAGTAATTGAAGACCCTATACATGGTCCTAAAAGAGCACTGCTAAGGTAA
- the psb27 gene encoding photosystem II protein Psb27, producing MLLKWTSKLFFKNLSKAISFAISLIVVFTLFSSPSIAAKTAMTGDYTKDTISVVKTLQSAVDTPKDSPNKDEIRSEALTLITDYISRYRNRGMVNKTQSFTTMQTALNAMAGHYKNFASRPLPDKLKERLSKEFSLAEKMVLRES from the coding sequence ATGTTACTGAAATGGACATCAAAATTATTTTTTAAGAATCTTTCCAAAGCTATATCTTTTGCAATATCCTTAATTGTTGTGTTTACACTATTTAGTTCCCCTTCTATAGCTGCAAAAACCGCTATGACAGGTGACTACACAAAAGATACAATTTCAGTTGTTAAAACATTACAATCAGCTGTTGATACTCCGAAAGATTCTCCAAACAAAGATGAAATAAGGAGTGAGGCTCTTACACTCATAACTGACTATATTTCCAGATATAGAAATAGAGGGATGGTGAATAAAACGCAATCATTTACCACAATGCAAACAGCATTAAATGCTATGGCAGGTCATTACAAAAACTTTGCAAGTAGACCTTTACCAGATAAACTTAAGGAGCGTTTAAGCAAAGAATTTTCTCTTGCTGAAAAAATGGTTCTAAGAGAAAGTTGA
- a CDS encoding proline--tRNA ligase, whose amino-acid sequence MRVTTSFPLGTLRDTPSEAEIISHQLLLKAGYIRRVNSGIYAYMPLMLRVVEKISAIIEKELNSIGCTKLLLPQLHPADLWKKSERWEGYTAGEGIMFNLKDRQGKEFGLAPTHEEVITSIASETINSYKQLPQCFYQIQTKFRDEIRPRFGLMRSREFIMKDGYSFHSSENDLASFYEKVGNAYENIFESCGLQTVGVDADSGAIGGASSKEFMVTADAGEDSILFTQSGSYAANIEKAVSLPSQPIPLKDNIAEWLETPNQKTIQEVCDNNNLDPSQIIKVVILLAQFENEFNAPILACVRGDQHINEVKLFNLINKLHHFNLLNLKKIEDKNTIEKNLVDLPLGFIGPDLDNKTIKASSNWEKKWTRIIDHSASDLSKFISGGNKVNFHKVFQEFSFNSKNYLIGDIRNAKKGDKISIDDDEELKEKKGIEIGHIFQLGQKYSEKLNAKFSDKDGQLKNLWMGCYGIGVTRIAQAAIEQNHDQKGICWPIQISPFEVIIIPTNLKDPIQSDLTEQIYNNFLINKIDVLLDDRNDRAGVKFKDAELIGIPFQVIIGRDSINKEVELFCRTNNTKIKISTDKLLETFISESEIMYNKKS is encoded by the coding sequence ATGCGCGTGACAACCTCATTTCCTCTGGGGACACTTCGTGACACACCTTCTGAAGCTGAGATTATTTCACATCAATTACTCTTAAAAGCTGGGTATATTCGCAGAGTTAACAGTGGTATTTATGCATACATGCCACTAATGCTTAGAGTTGTTGAAAAAATATCCGCAATAATAGAGAAAGAACTTAATAGTATTGGTTGTACAAAATTGCTATTACCTCAACTTCATCCTGCAGATTTATGGAAAAAAAGTGAAAGGTGGGAAGGATATACCGCAGGTGAAGGAATAATGTTTAATCTCAAAGATAGACAAGGTAAAGAATTTGGTTTAGCACCAACTCACGAAGAGGTGATCACGAGTATTGCATCAGAGACCATCAACTCCTATAAGCAATTACCTCAATGTTTTTACCAAATTCAGACAAAATTTAGAGATGAAATAAGGCCAAGGTTTGGATTGATGAGAAGTAGAGAATTCATAATGAAAGATGGCTATTCTTTTCATTCTTCAGAAAACGATCTAGCTTCTTTCTATGAAAAGGTGGGCAATGCTTATGAAAATATTTTTGAATCTTGTGGACTGCAGACAGTAGGGGTTGATGCTGATAGTGGAGCAATTGGCGGTGCTTCATCTAAAGAATTTATGGTCACTGCTGATGCTGGGGAAGATTCTATTTTGTTCACTCAAAGTGGTTCTTATGCTGCCAATATCGAAAAAGCTGTTTCTCTACCCTCTCAACCTATTCCACTAAAAGATAATATTGCAGAGTGGTTGGAAACGCCTAATCAAAAAACAATCCAAGAAGTTTGTGATAATAACAATTTAGACCCAAGTCAGATTATTAAAGTAGTAATATTACTTGCACAGTTCGAAAATGAATTTAATGCCCCAATTCTTGCATGCGTAAGAGGCGATCAACACATTAATGAAGTAAAGCTTTTTAACTTAATCAATAAACTTCATCACTTCAATCTCCTTAATCTTAAAAAGATTGAAGACAAAAATACTATCGAAAAAAATCTAGTTGATTTACCCTTAGGTTTTATTGGGCCAGATTTAGATAATAAAACTATTAAAGCTAGTTCTAATTGGGAGAAAAAATGGACAAGAATAATTGACCATTCTGCAAGTGACCTTTCAAAGTTTATAAGTGGTGGGAATAAAGTTAATTTCCATAAAGTTTTTCAAGAATTTTCTTTTAATTCAAAAAACTATCTAATTGGGGATATAAGAAATGCAAAAAAAGGAGATAAAATAAGCATTGATGATGATGAAGAACTTAAAGAAAAAAAGGGTATCGAGATTGGACATATTTTCCAACTAGGTCAGAAATATAGTGAAAAATTAAATGCAAAGTTCTCTGATAAGGACGGTCAGTTAAAAAATTTATGGATGGGTTGTTACGGAATAGGAGTGACAAGAATAGCTCAAGCTGCTATCGAACAGAATCATGATCAAAAAGGAATTTGCTGGCCTATCCAGATTTCTCCTTTTGAAGTGATTATTATCCCAACAAACCTAAAAGATCCTATTCAAAGTGATCTTACTGAGCAAATCTACAACAACTTTTTAATTAATAAAATTGATGTCCTTCTAGATGATAGAAACGATAGGGCTGGAGTGAAATTTAAAGATGCGGAATTAATTGGTATTCCTTTTCAGGTAATTATTGGCAGAGATTCTATTAATAAAGAAGTAGAACTTTTTTGCAGAACAAATAATACTAAGATTAAAATTAGTACTGATAAATTGTTAGAAACATTTATTTCCGAATCTGAAATAATGTACAATAAAAAGTCTTGA
- a CDS encoding inorganic diphosphatase produces MDLSSIPPSPMKGIVNIVVEIPAGSRNKYEYCSEAGIMALDRVLHSSVRYPFDYGFIPNTLADDGAPLDAMVIMDEPTFAGCLIKARPIGVLDMHDCGAYDGKLLCVPMANPRQANIVSINQIAPNQLEDVAEFFRTSKGLDGRTVQIDGWRDFDVVENLLKSCMPLKKKNFKVLKKSNISKLN; encoded by the coding sequence ATGGACCTTAGTTCAATACCTCCATCTCCAATGAAGGGAATAGTGAATATTGTTGTTGAAATACCTGCAGGTAGTAGGAATAAATATGAATATTGCTCTGAAGCAGGAATAATGGCCCTAGACAGAGTATTACATTCTTCAGTGAGGTACCCTTTTGATTATGGTTTTATCCCAAATACCCTTGCTGATGATGGAGCTCCCCTTGATGCAATGGTGATAATGGACGAACCTACTTTTGCAGGTTGTCTAATAAAAGCTAGACCTATTGGAGTTTTGGATATGCATGATTGTGGAGCATATGATGGAAAACTTTTATGTGTGCCTATGGCTAATCCTAGGCAGGCTAATATAGTGAGTATTAATCAAATTGCTCCTAATCAGCTTGAGGATGTTGCAGAATTTTTTAGAACAAGTAAGGGACTCGATGGAAGAACAGTTCAAATTGATGGTTGGAGGGATTTTGATGTAGTTGAAAATTTGTTGAAAAGTTGTATGCCTCTAAAAAAGAAAAACTTTAAAGTACTTAAGAAATCAAATATTAGTAAATTAAATTGA
- a CDS encoding Spx/MgsR family RNA polymerase-binding regulatory protein — protein sequence MKKIIFYSYLKCSTCRKAAKWLESKDFEFQLIDIVKEPPLVNYLNLALEQYSDDKKRIFNTRGKAFKTLNLDIDRLSKEIIQLLLSDGKLIKRPFLIYEGKKVILGFNEIEYAKDFI from the coding sequence TTGAAAAAGATAATTTTTTATAGTTATTTAAAATGCTCTACGTGCCGAAAAGCTGCAAAGTGGCTTGAAAGCAAAGATTTTGAATTTCAGTTAATTGATATTGTAAAAGAACCGCCACTTGTTAATTATTTAAATCTAGCCTTAGAACAATACTCTGACGATAAGAAAAGGATTTTTAATACAAGGGGTAAAGCCTTTAAAACTCTTAATCTTGATATTGATCGTTTGTCAAAAGAAATTATTCAACTTCTTTTAAGTGATGGTAAATTAATAAAAAGACCATTTTTAATTTACGAAGGAAAAAAAGTAATTTTAGGTTTTAACGAAATTGAATATGCAAAAGATTTTATATAA
- the lepB gene encoding signal peptidase I, whose product MTGSIKSFLKEWGLLILLTFFVSSCRSFFAEPRYIPSGSMLPELQINDRLIIEKFSLRNSLPKRGDIVVFNSPYSFDKKLISSRAKPLPKKRYCFFMSFPPMSFIPGLRDQACDAYIKRVVAIPGEIVSVNSNGELIINNKLIPEPYVSYKCSLSLFNKCGEFENIKVPEDHFLVLGDNRANSWDGRYWPGSKFLHKKEIIGKAYFRFWPLNQVGFFSK is encoded by the coding sequence ATGACTGGTTCCATAAAAAGTTTTTTAAAAGAATGGGGTCTACTAATTTTATTAACTTTTTTTGTTTCTTCTTGTAGATCATTTTTTGCAGAACCACGTTATATCCCTTCTGGTTCAATGCTCCCAGAATTACAAATAAATGATAGGTTAATTATTGAAAAATTTTCGCTAAGAAACTCTTTACCAAAAAGAGGAGATATTGTTGTTTTTAACTCACCTTACTCGTTTGACAAAAAATTAATTTCATCAAGAGCTAAGCCCTTACCAAAAAAAAGATATTGTTTTTTTATGAGTTTTCCCCCAATGTCGTTTATTCCTGGTTTAAGGGATCAAGCTTGCGATGCCTATATTAAAAGAGTGGTAGCAATTCCAGGAGAAATTGTAAGTGTAAACTCTAATGGTGAATTAATAATAAATAATAAATTAATTCCTGAACCCTATGTCTCTTATAAGTGCTCATTATCCCTTTTTAATAAATGTGGTGAATTTGAAAATATAAAGGTGCCAGAAGATCATTTTTTAGTTTTAGGTGATAATAGGGCAAATAGCTGGGATGGAAGATATTGGCCTGGAAGTAAATTTCTTCATAAAAAAGAGATAATTGGTAAAGCATATTTCAGATTTTGGCCTCTTAATCAAGTTGGCTTTTTCAGTAAATAA
- a CDS encoding histidine phosphatase family protein, with translation MAIRLVLVRHGLSSFNAKGLIQGRTDDSLLTDEGYEQARKAGKALSKINFDKIYSSPLVRAAETAKTIKKTFTKDQDIVFDDNLLEVDLSEWSGLKIDEIKKKFPEIYPIWKSDPENLILKRKDNKTYKPIQELFFQATNFVENILKIYQDKDGANILVVGHNAILRCLILSLLGKPKQGFRKIRLENASLSILNISKEDNSFKTQIECLNQTSHLNKNIPNQIGDSRIFLIRHGETNWNKEGRFQGQIDIPLNENGKDQARKTFEYLRNISFNKAFSSSMERPYETAQIILQNRKDLKIERIDSLVEISHGLWEGKLEAEIREQWPVLLKNWHDKPEKVIMPEGESIKDVSERSVEAFEKICFSQKDNDLSLLVAHDAVNKTLICKILGINYSNIWMIKQGNGGITIIDLFNDPNKPPVISALNITTHLGGILDSTASGAL, from the coding sequence ATGGCTATACGATTAGTTTTAGTTAGGCATGGACTAAGCAGTTTCAATGCAAAAGGATTAATTCAAGGAAGAACAGACGATTCATTATTAACTGATGAAGGATACGAACAAGCCCGAAAAGCAGGAAAAGCATTATCAAAAATAAACTTCGATAAAATCTATTCCTCTCCACTTGTGAGAGCGGCGGAGACTGCAAAAACAATTAAAAAGACTTTCACTAAAGACCAAGATATTGTATTCGATGATAATTTGCTAGAGGTAGATCTTAGTGAATGGTCTGGTCTAAAAATTGATGAAATAAAAAAGAAATTTCCAGAAATTTACCCTATATGGAAAAGTGATCCGGAAAATCTAATCTTAAAAAGAAAAGACAATAAAACTTATAAACCAATTCAAGAGTTATTTTTTCAAGCAACAAATTTTGTAGAAAATATCTTAAAAATTTATCAAGATAAAGATGGTGCAAATATTTTAGTTGTAGGACATAATGCGATTCTCAGATGTTTAATCCTCTCTTTATTAGGAAAGCCTAAGCAAGGTTTTAGGAAAATAAGATTAGAAAATGCCTCTTTATCTATACTCAATATTTCAAAGGAAGATAACTCTTTTAAGACCCAAATTGAATGCTTAAATCAAACTTCCCATCTGAATAAAAATATTCCGAATCAAATTGGAGATTCCAGAATATTTCTAATAAGGCATGGTGAAACTAACTGGAACAAAGAAGGTAGATTTCAAGGCCAAATTGATATTCCTTTAAATGAAAACGGGAAAGACCAAGCTAGAAAGACTTTTGAATATTTGAGAAATATTTCTTTCAATAAGGCATTTTCAAGTTCAATGGAAAGACCTTATGAGACTGCACAAATAATCCTTCAAAATAGGAAAGATTTAAAAATAGAAAGAATAGATTCACTTGTAGAAATTAGTCATGGATTATGGGAGGGTAAACTGGAAGCAGAAATCAGAGAACAGTGGCCCGTTTTATTAAAAAATTGGCATGATAAACCTGAAAAAGTAATTATGCCTGAAGGTGAATCTATAAAAGATGTATCAGAAAGGTCCGTAGAAGCTTTTGAAAAGATTTGTTTTTCTCAAAAGGATAATGATCTTAGCCTTCTGGTTGCTCATGATGCAGTCAATAAAACTTTAATTTGCAAAATCCTTGGGATTAATTATTCAAATATTTGGATGATAAAACAGGGTAATGGCGGCATAACTATAATTGACCTTTTTAATGATCCCAATAAGCCTCCTGTAATTAGCGCTCTTAACATTACAACACACCTAGGGGGAATACTTGATTCAACTGCTTCAGGGGCACTTTAA
- a CDS encoding CPBP family intramembrane glutamic endopeptidase, translated as MIFKNISKSKLTLAFISIVITFFVWQQGLRDSLNRPSVTFDISQKEQEIAELSLQSIPVNLKKIFIINDPVDQINKSLSDVSFEELTERNKLIRIITSELNDPKIYKNISKDFENKNFKFLIDEIEKKSNNNSYKPSPDTFDLFKGDRFLYHLLSRKFDFDDSALITKSFSSKMFLKILAIRLIPLFTILIGSILALKILWTTIALKKFGWKEIKYLDLELIDMVLLIAGGFVVLGEVVSPLFSISLVELFSRNISNELSQSLKIFFGYLFMAIPPLGIVYYQIKSLNGEFNFKKDYLQFNFLPIKYAIIQGIKGWLTIVPFVLLISLIMNSLIDNQNGSNPLLEIVLNNNNYLSFFLLFLTTTLLAPLFEEIIFRGILLPTLSRNFGVISGIIISAFIFALAHLSLGEMPPLFVLGIGLGITRIASGSLFSSVIMHSLWNGLTFLNLFLLRT; from the coding sequence ATGATCTTTAAAAATATTTCTAAGTCAAAACTCACTTTAGCTTTTATTTCTATAGTCATAACTTTTTTTGTATGGCAACAAGGCTTAAGAGATAGTTTAAATAGACCATCTGTCACATTTGATATTAGTCAAAAAGAGCAAGAAATTGCTGAATTATCTCTCCAATCAATACCTGTAAATCTAAAAAAAATTTTTATCATTAATGATCCTGTTGATCAAATAAATAAATCACTCTCTGATGTCTCATTTGAAGAGCTAACAGAAAGGAATAAATTAATTCGAATAATTACTTCAGAATTAAATGATCCTAAAATCTATAAAAATATATCCAAAGATTTTGAAAATAAAAACTTTAAATTTCTTATTGATGAGATAGAAAAAAAATCTAATAATAATTCATATAAACCGAGTCCTGATACATTTGATTTATTTAAAGGTGATAGATTTTTATATCACCTTTTAAGCCGGAAATTTGATTTTGACGATAGTGCATTAATAACAAAATCATTTTCAAGCAAAATGTTTTTAAAGATATTAGCCATAAGACTGATACCACTTTTTACAATACTTATTGGCTCTATTCTGGCTTTAAAAATATTATGGACAACCATAGCTTTGAAAAAGTTTGGTTGGAAAGAAATTAAATACTTAGATTTAGAATTAATAGATATGGTTTTACTAATTGCAGGTGGATTTGTTGTTTTAGGAGAAGTGGTATCACCTTTGTTTTCGATCAGTTTGGTTGAACTTTTCTCTAGAAATATCTCTAATGAATTGTCTCAATCCTTAAAAATTTTCTTTGGATATCTTTTCATGGCTATTCCTCCATTAGGGATAGTTTATTATCAAATAAAATCTTTGAATGGTGAATTTAATTTTAAAAAGGATTATTTACAGTTCAATTTCTTGCCCATAAAATATGCAATTATTCAGGGTATTAAAGGTTGGTTAACAATTGTTCCTTTTGTTTTATTGATCTCTCTAATTATGAATAGTCTGATCGATAATCAAAATGGTAGTAACCCTTTGCTGGAAATTGTTCTTAATAATAATAATTACTTATCATTTTTTCTATTATTTTTAACAACAACTCTTCTAGCTCCTCTATTTGAGGAGATTATATTTCGCGGTATTTTACTACCAACTCTCTCAAGAAATTTTGGAGTAATTTCGGGCATCATAATTTCAGCCTTTATCTTTGCATTAGCCCATTTAAGTTTGGGAGAAATGCCGCCACTATTTGTTCTAGGAATTGGATTAGGAATCACAAGAATTGCTTCAGGGAGTTTGTTCTCTTCAGTGATTATGCATTCTTTATGGAATGGATTGACCTTCTTAAATTTGTTCTTATTGAGGACATAA
- a CDS encoding peptidoglycan D,D-transpeptidase FtsI family protein produces the protein MKKYKKIVRLIPLDQRRFKFLYIFSLLLIFCLFGRLVKLQVFNASDLQRKARLIQSSKTNSLKKRRSIVDRNNRVIAYDKPLYKLWAHPKYFNFPGDSINRVRSIEEVTEKLSPILGINDEILLRKFNNKMSGIKLLDKIAEEKAEEIKNLQISGIDLFKYSQRYYPQGELYSNIVGFVNDENVASAGLELHLDNQIKVFNKSNLIKRGGDGTPLPDNSAPGDFISDYKSLGLTIDSRLQKASYNALSKQISKWKAKKGFAIVMDVNDGRILSLVTVPSYDPNKFWQYDSELFRGWYSQDLFEPGSTFKPINLALALEEKVIQRDGVVEDTGEINVGGWTLSNWDKKGNGYIDYPKVLQVSSNVAMVKIMQNLDPTIYWDWLKNLGINKNLETDLFESTAGQLKRKDLFVNQSIEPAVTSFGKGFSISPLKLIQLHAALANGGFEVTPHVTSTFKERFNKNPKKQFFSGEVTKTVLEWMESVVDKGSGSGVKIEGYRIAGKTGTSQKALNGSYTSKKVCSFVATLPVNDPKYAVLVVVDEPSKSYAYGSTVAVPVAKEIIETLIVIEKIPPKIKDHGMIVKKP, from the coding sequence ATGAAAAAATACAAAAAAATTGTTCGTCTAATTCCCCTTGATCAAAGAAGATTTAAATTTCTCTATATTTTTAGCTTACTGTTAATTTTTTGTTTGTTTGGTAGGTTAGTTAAATTGCAAGTCTTTAACGCCTCTGATTTGCAAAGGAAAGCTAGATTAATACAATCTTCTAAAACTAACTCCTTAAAAAAAAGGAGATCAATCGTTGATAGAAATAATAGAGTAATTGCCTACGATAAACCGCTCTATAAATTATGGGCCCATCCAAAATATTTTAATTTTCCTGGTGATTCAATTAACAGAGTTCGCAGTATTGAAGAAGTTACAGAAAAATTGTCACCTATATTGGGTATTAATGATGAAATACTCTTGAGGAAATTTAATAATAAAATGAGTGGTATCAAACTTTTGGATAAAATTGCGGAAGAAAAGGCAGAAGAAATCAAGAACCTTCAAATAAGCGGAATTGATTTGTTTAAATATTCTCAGAGATATTATCCACAAGGGGAACTTTACTCTAATATTGTCGGTTTTGTTAATGATGAGAATGTAGCTTCAGCAGGTTTAGAACTACATTTAGATAATCAAATTAAAGTTTTCAATAAAAGTAATTTAATAAAAAGAGGAGGAGATGGAACTCCTCTACCGGATAATTCAGCACCAGGTGATTTTATTTCTGATTACAAAAGTTTAGGCCTAACTATAGATTCAAGATTGCAGAAAGCTTCATACAATGCTTTATCAAAGCAAATAAGCAAATGGAAAGCAAAGAAGGGATTTGCAATAGTTATGGATGTTAATGATGGTCGGATTCTCTCTTTGGTTACAGTCCCATCATATGATCCAAATAAATTTTGGCAGTATGATTCTGAACTCTTTAGGGGGTGGTATTCTCAAGATTTATTTGAGCCAGGCTCAACTTTTAAACCTATTAATCTTGCCTTAGCTTTAGAAGAAAAAGTCATCCAGAGAGATGGAGTAGTTGAAGATACTGGAGAGATTAATGTTGGAGGATGGACACTTTCTAATTGGGATAAAAAAGGTAATGGATACATTGACTATCCAAAAGTTTTGCAGGTTTCAAGTAATGTTGCGATGGTAAAAATAATGCAAAATTTAGACCCCACAATTTATTGGGATTGGCTAAAAAATTTAGGTATAAATAAAAATTTAGAGACTGACTTATTTGAATCAACTGCTGGCCAACTTAAGAGAAAAGATTTATTTGTAAATCAATCAATTGAGCCTGCTGTCACTTCTTTTGGTAAAGGTTTCTCAATCTCGCCACTTAAATTGATTCAACTTCATGCGGCTCTTGCAAATGGAGGTTTTGAAGTGACGCCTCATGTGACCTCAACTTTCAAAGAAAGATTTAATAAAAATCCAAAAAAACAATTTTTTTCAGGCGAGGTTACTAAAACTGTTCTTGAATGGATGGAGAGCGTAGTCGATAAAGGAAGTGGATCTGGAGTAAAAATCGAAGGTTATAGGATAGCGGGGAAAACGGGCACTTCTCAAAAAGCCTTAAATGGTTCGTATACAAGCAAAAAAGTTTGTAGTTTTGTCGCAACCTTACCAGTTAATGATCCAAAATATGCTGTCCTTGTAGTCGTTGATGAGCCATCTAAATCATATGCATATGGTTCAACTGTTGCAGTACCAGTTGCGAAAGAAATTATCGAGACTTTGATAGTAATTGAAAAAATACCTCCTAAGATTAAAGATCATGGAATGATTGTTAAAAAACCCTAA